Proteins co-encoded in one Hymenobacter swuensis DY53 genomic window:
- a CDS encoding DUF1571 domain-containing protein, translating to MMRYYRPLAVTMLGFSALAATPADPKITTEQLVSRLSTAIQNLKTLRCNVRAQERIEGSYQQARTLMKMTFSPYKVYLRNQKGIEVLYVTGQNNGDAWVNPNSFPYVTLSLDPKGAVMRKNQHHSALDAGYGTITELLHGSSQRLDRTFEKTFRYAGDTTVQGRPAYVLRSDYPQFRYVSYKPSKAESVTTISDKFGCGEYRILERNGLSAGAVVPAGKTVQVPNSYGRRVLLCIDQKLYLPLVVQVNDDKGLFEKFEFSDVIPNQPIPAQEFSKDFKGYHF from the coding sequence ATGATGCGTTATTACCGGCCGTTGGCCGTAACCATGTTGGGGTTCAGCGCCCTGGCGGCCACCCCCGCCGACCCCAAAATCACTACCGAGCAGTTAGTCAGTCGTCTTAGCACTGCTATTCAGAACCTAAAAACCCTCCGCTGCAATGTGCGGGCGCAGGAGCGCATCGAGGGCTCGTACCAGCAGGCCCGGACGCTCATGAAAATGACGTTCAGCCCCTACAAAGTCTACCTGCGCAACCAGAAGGGCATTGAAGTGCTGTATGTAACGGGCCAGAACAACGGCGACGCCTGGGTGAACCCTAACAGCTTCCCCTACGTCACGCTCAGCCTTGATCCGAAAGGCGCAGTGATGCGCAAAAACCAACACCATAGTGCCCTGGATGCCGGTTACGGCACCATTACTGAACTGCTGCACGGCTCCAGCCAGCGTCTCGACCGCACCTTTGAGAAAACCTTTCGTTACGCCGGCGACACCACCGTGCAGGGCCGCCCCGCCTACGTCCTCCGCTCCGATTATCCGCAGTTTCGCTACGTGAGCTACAAGCCCTCCAAGGCCGAAAGCGTGACTACTATTTCCGATAAATTCGGATGTGGCGAGTACCGGATTCTGGAACGCAACGGCCTTTCAGCAGGCGCGGTAGTACCGGCCGGCAAAACGGTGCAGGTGCCCAACAGCTACGGCCGCCGCGTACTCCTATGCATCGACCAGAAGCTCTACCTCCCACTGGTGGTGCAGGTAAACGACGATAAAGGCCTGTTCGAAAAATTTGAGTTCTCCGACGTCATCCCCAACCAGCCCATTCCCGCCCAGGAGTTCAGCAAGGATTTCAAAGGCTACCACTTCTAA
- a CDS encoding SDR family oxidoreductase, translating to MSFTHPYAQPMLRDNALQGKTIVVTGGGTGLGRAMTTYFLQLGANVVISSRKLEVLEKTAQELREHTGNANVLAVQCDVRKYDEVEALLQKTIDAFGGVDVLLNNAAGNFISPTERLSHKAFDVIVDIVLKGSYNCTLAFGKRWIADKRPGTILSIVTTYASVGSAFVVPSASAKAGVLAMTRSLAVEWAKYGIRSNAIAPGPFPTEGAWSRLFPEPLASKLDPAANVPLKRVGNHQELANLAAYMVSDFSAYMNGEVVTLDGGEWLNGAGEFNKLEILTPEMWDQIEKTMRR from the coding sequence ATGTCTTTCACGCACCCTTACGCCCAGCCCATGCTGCGCGACAATGCCCTGCAGGGCAAAACCATTGTGGTAACGGGCGGCGGTACCGGTCTGGGCCGGGCCATGACCACATATTTTCTGCAGCTCGGGGCCAACGTGGTTATCAGCTCCCGCAAACTGGAGGTACTGGAGAAAACCGCTCAGGAACTGCGCGAGCACACTGGCAACGCCAACGTGCTGGCCGTGCAGTGCGACGTGCGCAAGTACGACGAGGTAGAGGCGTTGCTGCAGAAAACCATCGATGCCTTCGGGGGCGTGGATGTGCTGCTTAACAATGCGGCCGGCAACTTCATCAGCCCCACGGAGCGCCTCAGCCACAAGGCGTTTGATGTAATTGTGGACATCGTGCTCAAAGGCTCCTACAACTGTACGCTGGCTTTCGGGAAGCGTTGGATTGCCGATAAGCGTCCCGGCACCATCCTCAGCATTGTAACTACCTATGCTTCCGTTGGGTCGGCGTTTGTGGTACCCTCGGCTTCAGCCAAGGCCGGCGTGCTGGCCATGACCCGCTCCCTGGCGGTGGAGTGGGCCAAGTACGGCATCCGGTCCAACGCCATTGCGCCCGGCCCTTTCCCCACGGAAGGCGCCTGGAGCCGTCTATTTCCTGAGCCTCTGGCCTCTAAGCTTGACCCGGCCGCCAACGTGCCACTCAAGCGCGTAGGCAACCATCAGGAGCTGGCTAACCTGGCGGCCTACATGGTGTCTGATTTCTCGGCCTACATGAATGGCGAAGTGGTTACCCTTGATGGAGGTGAGTGGCTCAACGGGGCCGGCGAGTTTAACAAGCTCGAAATTCTGACTCCCGAAATGTGGGACCAGATTGAAAAAACCATGCGCCGCTAA
- a CDS encoding NAD(P)H-binding protein, giving the protein MTHLALSASLPTVAVLGCGWLGLPLARALVTAGYPVHGSTTTPGQLLTLRDVGIRPYLLRLAPTLSATDADTLQAMLQGVEILILNVPPTRGAGSQEAYPGVVRLVAQAAESAGVQHVLLVSSTGVYPDEPRLMYEPDAQATQDAPAPLLQAEYPFQHANHTVVRLAGLMGPGRPPGRFLAGRTGVAHGEAPVNMIHLHDCVSLLVCVLEQQLWGYTFNASAASHPTRRTFYTAAATRLHLQPPTFQEETTGGKQIDSSLIRRLTGYQFRHDDVVAALEFC; this is encoded by the coding sequence ATGACCCACCTTGCTCTCTCTGCTTCTCTCCCCACCGTGGCCGTGCTGGGCTGCGGCTGGCTGGGGCTGCCGCTGGCCCGCGCGCTGGTGACGGCCGGCTACCCGGTCCACGGCTCCACCACCACGCCCGGCCAGCTCCTCACCCTGCGCGACGTGGGCATCCGGCCCTATCTGCTGCGGCTGGCTCCCACCCTTTCCGCCACCGATGCCGACACCCTGCAGGCCATGCTGCAAGGCGTGGAAATCCTGATTCTGAATGTTCCGCCCACCCGGGGGGCGGGTAGCCAGGAAGCGTATCCCGGGGTGGTGCGCCTGGTGGCACAGGCGGCAGAAAGTGCCGGGGTGCAGCATGTACTACTGGTCAGCTCCACGGGCGTATATCCCGATGAGCCTCGCCTGATGTACGAGCCCGATGCCCAGGCCACGCAAGACGCGCCCGCCCCGCTGCTGCAAGCCGAATACCCCTTCCAACACGCCAACCATACGGTGGTGCGTTTGGCCGGCCTCATGGGTCCGGGCCGCCCACCGGGCCGGTTTCTGGCGGGCCGGACCGGGGTGGCGCATGGTGAGGCTCCGGTGAATATGATTCATCTGCACGACTGTGTGAGCCTGTTGGTCTGTGTGCTGGAGCAGCAGCTGTGGGGCTACACGTTCAATGCCAGCGCGGCCTCTCACCCCACTCGGCGTACTTTTTACACCGCCGCCGCCACCCGCCTGCACCTGCAGCCCCCCACGTTTCAGGAAGAAACCACCGGTGGTAAGCAAATCGACTCTTCCCTTATCCGGCGGCTGACCGGCTACCAGTTTCGCCACGATGATGTAGTAGCCGCGCTGGAATTCTGTTAG